In Bdellovibrio sp. GT3, one genomic interval encodes:
- a CDS encoding DUF2388 domain-containing protein, producing the protein MKKAVLTTIILLTGVSAMAQYYPGPVPPPAPGPVYYPGGGGHGHGGGHHGRSNEDEAMSAMSAATGAMFLSLASICSTGPGCHYKQLINSAKDDAALFLVDGTKGAKLVKALEELRAAVPTDKSSDTQLAEAILNFNE; encoded by the coding sequence ATGAAAAAAGCGGTTTTAACAACAATCATTTTGCTTACTGGTGTATCTGCGATGGCTCAATACTATCCAGGTCCTGTCCCACCTCCGGCTCCAGGCCCGGTATACTACCCAGGTGGCGGTGGTCATGGTCATGGTGGTGGACATCACGGTCGTTCCAATGAAGACGAAGCCATGTCGGCGATGAGTGCAGCGACGGGTGCCATGTTTTTATCTTTGGCGAGTATCTGCTCAACAGGTCCAGGCTGCCACTACAAACAGTTGATTAACAGCGCGAAAGACGACGCGGCTTTGTTCCTTGTGGACGGAACAAAAGGTGCCAAACTGGTAAAAGCTCTTGAGGAATTGCGTGCAGCGGTTCCAACAGATAAGAGTTCTGATACGCAGTTGGCGGAAGCGATCCTGAACTTCAACGAATAG
- a CDS encoding PP2C family protein-serine/threonine phosphatase — translation MSNDPNALKERISDLEHELAVKEAEVHRYRLELGKANQALEKMIMQMSQELKMAQTLQKKLSPTELPNVQGFEFSTKFLPGTRSGGDYFDIFEHEDKLKFGILISSATGYSLSSMLLSVIIKISSQMEARRGLEAHKVVGILAKDVVPNITNEDRANIFYGIVDRRSYEFQYCSVGDIDGFHQIYGKEGLSELMATGPSLGKDFNTEPQSRTVQLNPRDRLILATEGLKNSQNSLGVGWGGHNLMDAISKAPRQGVHELRNEILYLNQQYTGKEDPVRDQTLIVTEVKDRVIKLAKN, via the coding sequence ATGTCGAATGATCCAAACGCTCTTAAAGAACGCATCTCAGATTTAGAACATGAACTCGCTGTCAAAGAAGCCGAGGTTCATCGTTATCGCCTGGAACTGGGCAAAGCCAATCAAGCTTTAGAGAAAATGATCATGCAGATGAGCCAGGAATTGAAGATGGCTCAGACTCTGCAAAAAAAGCTTTCCCCCACTGAATTGCCAAACGTACAAGGATTCGAGTTCAGCACCAAATTTTTGCCGGGCACTCGGTCCGGCGGGGACTACTTTGATATCTTCGAACATGAAGACAAACTCAAATTTGGCATTCTGATTTCTAGCGCGACGGGCTACTCACTCTCATCGATGCTGCTTTCGGTTATCATTAAAATTTCATCTCAGATGGAAGCGCGTCGCGGCCTTGAAGCCCACAAGGTAGTGGGTATATTGGCTAAAGACGTTGTTCCAAATATTACGAATGAAGATCGCGCGAACATCTTTTACGGTATCGTCGATCGACGCAGTTATGAATTTCAGTATTGTTCAGTAGGTGACATCGATGGATTTCACCAGATATACGGCAAGGAAGGTCTTTCTGAGCTCATGGCGACAGGACCAAGCCTTGGTAAGGATTTTAACACGGAGCCTCAAAGTCGCACGGTGCAATTGAATCCCCGTGATAGACTGATACTGGCTACTGAAGGACTTAAAAACTCTCAAAACTCATTGGGAGTTGGCTGGGGCGGGCACAATCTGATGGATGCCATATCCAAGGCACCTCGTCAGGGTGTTCACGAGCTGCGTAACGAGATTCTGTATTTGAATCAACAGTACACAGGCAAAGAAGACCCCGTTCGTGATCAGACTCTGATCGTCACTGAGGTGAAGGATCGAGTGATCAAGCTTGCCAAGAACTAG
- a CDS encoding citrate synthase, whose product MAEVNIYEGALDKGLEGVVACTTKVSFIVGDNLNFRGYTIDDLAANSTFEEVTYLLWNDKLPNASELETFSKELHAEMALSPDFIKVLKGIPTDVHPMGWLRTAVSLMAHYDKDANDMSAEANLRKSVRLTAKMGTLLCAFDAIRKGKEPVAPKTDKSMAWNMMYMLTGGKEPNAEHVKVMDTCLILHADHELNCSAFATRVTASSLSDLHSAIVSAIGALKGPLHGGANEQVILMLQKIGTMDKAQQFVKDALQAKEKVMGIGHRVYKNGDPRARILRAMSEKLTKAAGMETMYQMSTLIDDTMYKEKGLMPNVDFYSATVYFSMGIPTDLFTPIFAASRISGWCAHAFEQYANNRIYRPRGKWAGKEGLTWKPANQR is encoded by the coding sequence ATGGCTGAAGTAAATATCTACGAAGGCGCCTTGGATAAAGGCTTAGAAGGCGTAGTAGCATGTACAACGAAAGTATCTTTTATCGTTGGCGATAATCTTAATTTCCGCGGTTACACAATCGACGATTTGGCTGCGAACTCCACATTCGAGGAAGTGACATACCTTCTTTGGAACGACAAGCTTCCAAATGCTTCTGAATTGGAAACATTCTCTAAAGAGCTTCACGCTGAAATGGCGTTGTCTCCAGACTTTATCAAAGTTCTAAAAGGTATCCCAACTGACGTTCACCCAATGGGTTGGTTGCGTACGGCTGTTTCTTTGATGGCTCACTACGATAAAGACGCTAACGACATGTCTGCTGAAGCAAACCTTCGCAAATCTGTTCGTTTGACTGCGAAAATGGGAACTCTTCTTTGTGCATTCGATGCAATCCGCAAAGGCAAAGAGCCTGTAGCTCCAAAAACTGACAAGTCTATGGCTTGGAACATGATGTACATGCTTACTGGCGGCAAAGAGCCTAATGCTGAACACGTGAAAGTAATGGACACTTGCTTGATCCTTCACGCTGACCATGAGTTGAACTGCTCTGCATTCGCAACTCGCGTAACAGCTTCTTCATTGTCTGATCTTCACTCTGCAATCGTATCTGCGATTGGCGCCTTGAAAGGCCCTTTGCATGGCGGAGCGAATGAGCAAGTTATCTTGATGCTTCAAAAAATCGGCACAATGGATAAAGCTCAACAATTCGTAAAAGACGCTCTTCAAGCGAAAGAAAAAGTTATGGGTATCGGTCACCGCGTATACAAAAACGGCGACCCTCGTGCTCGCATCCTTCGCGCTATGTCTGAAAAATTGACTAAAGCGGCTGGCATGGAAACTATGTACCAAATGTCGACTTTGATCGACGATACTATGTACAAAGAAAAAGGTTTGATGCCGAACGTGGATTTCTATTCTGCGACTGTGTACTTCTCAATGGGTATCCCAACTGATTTGTTCACTCCAATCTTCGCAGCTTCTCGTATCTCTGGCTGGTGTGCACATGCATTCGAGCAATACGCGAACAACCGTATCTACCGTCCTC